The uncultured Desulfobulbus sp. genome window below encodes:
- a CDS encoding putative cobaltochelatase: protein MKPVYPLAAIVGQDNFKQALLLAAVNPAVGGLLVRGEKGTAKSTMVRALAALLPAMEVVEGCLNNCDPLEESVLCPQCSHSYPQLKKTTTPVPLVDLPLNATEDRVSGGIDFPATLREGRVMVSAGLLARAHRGLLYIDEVNLLDDHIVDLILDAAASGQNRIEREGISYQHPSRFILVGTMNPEEGELRPQLLDRFGLCLEVAGAEDPEARVELMLRRESFDSDPQGFIEQYREEGEQLARRIIKGREQLPRVRIGKALRGFIGELCREKNVAGHRADLVMEQAARALAALLGKSEVSVEHISQVAPLVLLHRTRDAEPPPPPPPPEPPEAEDNSEQEEQQEQEPQEQPKENPESQEAPPPPEPEEGEEEHNQEPEPQERDQEGKDQDEGQDASSAQDQVFDIGSTFQVKSFTAAKDRVVRRGSGRRSRSRISQKQGRYVKSTLQDTGDFALDATLRAAAPYQQQRRLNSDHHLAVQLKSQDIRSKVREKRVGNFLLFVVDASGSMGARGRMAASKGAVMSLLLDAYQKRDKVAMITFRRGEANVNLPPTTSVDMAGRLLAEMPVGGRTPLSAGLAKSHEQVRNYLIKNPTAQPIVIFITDGKCNVALGERKPVEESLYLAEALSRDQRIRSIVVDTEEAGLVTFGLARRLAGAMEAQYFKIDDLKAEALVNIVRGQQQ from the coding sequence ATGAAACCCGTCTATCCCCTGGCAGCCATTGTTGGTCAGGACAACTTCAAACAGGCACTCCTGTTGGCGGCGGTGAACCCCGCTGTCGGTGGTTTGCTTGTCCGGGGAGAAAAGGGGACTGCCAAGTCCACCATGGTGCGGGCCTTAGCAGCCTTACTCCCCGCAATGGAGGTGGTGGAGGGATGTCTTAATAACTGTGACCCCCTTGAAGAATCTGTTCTTTGCCCGCAATGCAGTCATAGCTATCCGCAACTGAAGAAGACGACCACTCCTGTCCCCCTGGTTGATCTTCCCTTAAACGCAACAGAGGATAGGGTCAGTGGTGGCATCGATTTCCCTGCAACTCTGCGTGAGGGGAGAGTCATGGTCTCGGCCGGATTGCTGGCTCGCGCCCATCGTGGCCTGCTCTACATCGATGAGGTGAATCTGTTAGATGATCATATCGTCGATCTCATCCTTGATGCTGCTGCAAGTGGTCAAAACCGGATTGAGCGCGAGGGCATCTCTTATCAGCATCCTTCACGCTTCATTCTGGTAGGGACCATGAATCCTGAAGAGGGGGAACTGCGGCCCCAGTTGTTGGACCGTTTTGGCCTCTGTCTGGAGGTCGCCGGAGCGGAAGACCCGGAGGCAAGGGTCGAGTTGATGCTGCGTCGTGAGAGTTTTGACAGCGACCCTCAAGGGTTTATCGAGCAGTACCGAGAGGAAGGAGAACAACTGGCTCGTCGCATCATCAAAGGACGGGAGCAGTTACCCAGGGTTCGCATCGGTAAAGCACTGCGAGGTTTTATTGGTGAGCTCTGCCGCGAGAAAAACGTCGCCGGTCACCGGGCCGACCTGGTGATGGAACAGGCGGCGCGAGCTTTGGCTGCGCTTTTGGGCAAGAGCGAAGTCAGTGTCGAGCACATCAGTCAGGTGGCCCCCCTGGTGTTGCTGCACCGCACGCGAGATGCCGAGCCTCCACCGCCTCCGCCCCCACCTGAACCACCCGAGGCCGAGGACAACTCCGAGCAGGAAGAGCAGCAGGAGCAGGAGCCCCAGGAGCAACCCAAGGAAAATCCTGAGAGCCAGGAAGCACCACCTCCTCCTGAGCCCGAGGAAGGTGAAGAGGAACATAATCAGGAGCCCGAGCCCCAGGAACGTGACCAGGAAGGCAAGGACCAGGACGAGGGGCAGGACGCATCCTCAGCTCAGGACCAGGTGTTTGATATTGGTTCTACCTTTCAGGTTAAATCATTCACTGCGGCCAAAGACCGGGTGGTTCGTCGGGGCTCCGGACGGCGTTCCCGCAGCCGCATTTCGCAAAAACAGGGACGCTACGTCAAGTCCACCCTGCAGGATACCGGTGATTTTGCCCTGGATGCGACTCTAAGAGCCGCCGCTCCTTACCAGCAACAGCGAAGGTTGAACAGCGATCATCATCTTGCCGTACAGCTCAAATCCCAGGACATCCGTTCCAAGGTGCGAGAGAAAAGGGTGGGCAATTTTCTCCTGTTTGTCGTGGATGCCAGTGGCTCCATGGGAGCCCGGGGCCGTATGGCTGCCTCCAAGGGCGCAGTCATGTCGCTCTTGCTCGATGCCTACCAGAAGCGGGATAAGGTGGCCATGATCACCTTTCGCAGGGGGGAGGCCAACGTGAACCTGCCGCCAACCACCTCGGTAGATATGGCCGGGCGCCTGCTTGCAGAGATGCCGGTGGGAGGGCGTACCCCCCTCTCGGCGGGGCTTGCCAAGAGTCATGAGCAGGTGCGTAATTATCTGATTAAAAACCCGACGGCTCAGCCCATCGTCATCTTTATCACCGATGGGAAATGCAATGTGGCTCTGGGCGAGCGAAAACCCGTTGAAGAGTCGCTCTATCTGGCAGAGGCCCTTTCCAGGGATCAACGTATTCGCTCCATTGTCGTCGATACCGAAGAGGCTGGCCTGGTTACCTTTGGTCTGGCCCGGCGACTGGCCGGTGCCATGGAAGCCCAATATTTTAAAATAGATGACCTCAAGGCTGAGGCCCTAGTCAACATCGTGCGAGGACAACAACAATGA